From a single Solanum dulcamara chromosome 4, daSolDulc1.2, whole genome shotgun sequence genomic region:
- the LOC129886680 gene encoding uncharacterized protein LOC129886680, with product MDSMLPVAILSAIIGIVIAFLVFGNYFQKRKSEVESVAKPETIQTNQKTSKPQQSHKNTSKKSQAKSHSHTADHKDANKKHHPLDLNTLKGHGDIVTGVCFLPNAQSLATACADGVVRIFKLDDASSKSFKFLRINLPAGGHPTAVAVADEASSVAVACHVLFGSSLYMYGEEKPKADADSKQVKLPLPQVKWEQHKVHDKRAILTLVGTKATYGSADGSTIIVSCSEGTDIVLFHGKSGKIVGNVDTNQLKNNMATISPNGRFIAAAAFTADVKVWEIVYSKDGAVKEVSRIMELKGHKSAVTWLCFSPNSEQIITASKDGTIRVWNINVRYHLSEDPKTLKVFPIPLKDASGTTLHYDRLCVSPDGKILATTHGSMMQWLCTETGFVLDTAEKAHDGDITDMAWSPSPIPMGDKQVLVLATASVDKKVKLWAAPSLNAS from the exons ATGGATTCGATGCTTCCAGTTGCGATTCTATCGGCGATCATCGGAATTGTGATTGCTTTTCTAGTTTTCGGGAACTATTTCCAAAAGAGGAAATCGGAGGTTGAATCTGTCGCCAAGCCGGAGACAATTCAAACCAATCAGAAGACTTCAAAGCCTCAGCAGTCTCACAAGAACACTTCGAAGAAATCGCAAGCTAAATCTCATTCTCACACCGCCGATCATAAG GATGCAAACAAAAAGCATCACCCACTGGACTTGAATACTCTAAAAGGTCATGGGGATATTGTCACAGGAGTTTGCTTCTTACCCAATGCACAGTCTTTGGCAACTG CTTGTGCTGACGGTGTTGTTAGGATCTTCAAGTTGGATGATGCTTCAAGCAAAAGTTTTAA GTTTCTGAGAATTAATTTGCCAGCTGGAGGTCATCCAACTGCAGTTGCAGTTGCTGATGAAGCTTCCTCGGTTGCAGTGGCATGCCATGTTCTTTTTGGTTCTTCCCTGTACATGTATGGTGAAGAGAAACCTAAAGCAGATGCTGATTCCAAACAGGTCAAGCTTCCCCTTCCACAAGTCAAATGGGAACAGCATAAAGTTCACGACAAGAGAGCAATCCTAACTCTAGTTGGTACCAAGGCAACTTATGGTAGTGCCGATGGGAGTACAATCATTGTTTCATGTTCTGAAG GTACTGATATTGTGCTTTTTCATGGAAAAAGTGGCAAGATTGTTGGAAACGTCGATACtaatcaactcaaaaataacATGGCTACTATATCTCCCAATGGACGTTTTATAGCTGCTGCAGCTTTTACTGCTGATGTCAAG GTTTGGGAGATTGTGTACTCGAAGGATGGTGCTGTAAAGGAGGTTTCGAGGATTATGGAGCTCAAGGGgcataag AGTGCAGTGACGTGGCTATGCTTTAGCCCGAATTCTGAACAAATAATCACTGCATCAAAGGATGGTACCATCAGAGTGTGGAATATTAATG TGCGCTATCATCTTTCTGAGGACCCTAAGACATTAAAGGTGTTCCCTATTCCCCTTAAGGATGCAAGTGGCACAACTTTACACTATGATCGTTTATGTGTATCACCTGATGGAAAGATATTGGCCACCACTCATGGTTCAATGATGCAATGGCTATGTACGGAGACTGGGTTTGTTTTGGATACAGCTGAAAAAGCACATGATG GTGATATCACTGACATGGCATGGTCGCCTTCTCCGATTCCAATGG GTGACAAGCAAGTTCTGGTGTTGGCCACAGCCAGTGTCGATAAGAAAGTGAAGTTGTGGGCAGCTCCATCCCTGAATGCATCATGA
- the LOC129886681 gene encoding methylsterol monooxygenase 1-1-like — protein sequence MLPFESIEEASMSLGRNLTFGETLWFNYTADKSDFYLYCHNTIFLIIFYSLVPLPMVMIELLRSNKFEIYKIQPKTTFTLSEMMECYRKVLITFVFAVGPLQLLSYPIIEWVGVRTSVPLPSASEVFWQLLVYFLVEDYANYWLHRMLHHYKWGYDKIHRVHHEYVAPIGFAAPYAHWAEIIILGLASFLGPLLVPCHMFTFWLWFVLRQIEAIETHSGYEFPWSPSKYIPFYGGAIYHDYHHFVGESCHSNFASVFTYCDYIYGTDKGYRYQKEIFEKRRQKLRMEDKVDGSTPLFKSE from the exons atgttgCCTTTTGAGAGTATTGAAGAGGCTTCTATGTCTCTAGGGAGAAATTTGACATTTGGAGAGACATTATGGTTCAATTACACAGCAGATAAATCAGATTTCTATCTGTATTGCCATAACACAatctttttgataattttctaCAGTTTGGTCCCTTTACCAATGGTTATGATTGAGTTATTGAGGTCCAACAAGTTTGAAATTTACAAGATTCAACCCAAGACTACATTTACTTTATCTGAAATGATGGAATGTTACAGAAAAGTCCTCATCACTTTTGTATTTGCTGTTGGTCCTCTACAACTTCTCTCTTATCCCATCATTGAG TGGGTTGGTGTAAGGACAAGTGTGCCCCTGCCATCTGCATCAGAAGTATTTTGGCAATTACTTGTGTATTTCTTAGTTGAAGATTATGCAAATTATTGGCTTCACAGAATGCTCCATCACTATAAGTGGGGTTATGATAAAATCCACAGAGTCCATCATGAATATGTGGCCCCAATTGGTTTTGCAGCACCTTATGCCCACTGGGCTGAAATTATTATATTGGGCTTAGCTTCTTTTCTTGGCCCACTTTTGGTTCCTTGTCACATGTTCACTTTTTGGCTTTGGTTTGTTTTGAGACAAATTGAAGCCATTGAGACTCATAGCGG GTATGAGTTTCCATGGAGTCCTTCAAAATATATACCATTTTATGGTGGAGCAATATACCATGATTATCATCACTTTGTTGGAGAAAGTTGTCACAGTAACTTTGCTTCTGTTTTCACTTACTGTGATTACATCTATGGAACCGATAAG GGATACCGATACCAGAAGGAAATCTTCGAAAAG AGAAGACAGAAATTGAGAATGGAAGACAAGGTTGATGGATCTACACCTCTTTTCAAATCTGAATAA
- the LOC129886679 gene encoding protein transport Sec1a-like, which produces MSFSDSETSSHGGEYKNFKQISRDRLLHEMLRTSDSGDSRSSWKVLIMDKVTVKVMSSTCKMADITDQGISLVEDLFRRRQPLPTMDAIYYIQPSKENVVMFLSDMSGREPLYRKAYVYFSSPIPKDLVARIKNDTSVIPRIGALGEMNFEYFPIDSQGFVTDHERALGELFGESAQNSRRAEASLNVIATRISTVFASLKEFPFVRYRAAKGQDESTATNFRELVPGKLATAIWNNISMYKSSIPNYPQKETCELLILDRSVDQIAPVIHEWTYDAMCHDLLDMDGNKYVHEVPSKTGGPPEKKEVLLEDQDPVWLELRHTHIADASERLHDRFTNFVSKNKAAQMEQRDGSELSTRDLQKMVQALPQYNEQKERLSTHVEIAGELNKIIRETGLRELGQLEQDLVFGDAGTKEVINYLRSKQDTSGENKLRLMMIYASVYPEKFEGDKAAKLMQLAKLSPEDMKAVKNMRMLEGSEKRKPSGSFSLKFDSQKKGNAARKDRTGEEETWQLFRFYPVIEELVDKMCKGSLSKDDYQCLNNSQKATREVNGSSARNVPPKATTESTNPRSVRSRRTPNWARSRTSDDGYSSDSNLRSFSTDFKNMGQRIFVFIIGGATRSELRVCHKLTAKLRREVVLGTTSLDDPPQYITKLKLLSEKEIAVDPGLGI; this is translated from the exons GTTCTTATCATGGATAAAGTAACGGTAAAAGTGATGTCTTCCACATGCAAAATGGCTGATATCACTGATCAAGGAATTTCAT TGGTGGAAGACCTTTTCAGAAGAAGACAACCTTTGCCAACAATGGATGCTATATACTACATCCAACCGTCAAAGGAGAA TGTTGTCATGTTCTTGTCCGATATGTCAGGAAGAGAACCTTTATACAGGAA AGCATATGTATACTTCAGTTCCCCAATACCTAAGGACCTGGTTGCGCGCATCAAGAATGACACAAGTGTCATACCCCGTATAGGTGCACTAGGAGAG ATGAATTTTGAGTACTTTCCAATAGACAGCCAG GGATTTGTCACAGACCATGAAAGAGCACTTGGAGAGTTGTTTGGTGAAAGTGCTCAAAATTCCCGGCGTGCTGAAGCGTCCTTGAATGTAATTGCCACAAGAATTTCCACTGTCTTTGCTTCACTGAAG GAATTTCCTTTTGTGCGTTATCGAGCTGCCAAGGGACAAGATGAATCAACAGCGACAAATTTCCGTGAATTAGTTCCTGGAAAGCTTGCTACAGCCATATGGAACAATATCTCTATGTATAAGTCTAGTATTCCTAACTATCCACAGAAGGAGACATGTGAATTACTGATTCTGGACAGATCTGTTGACCAg ATTGCTCCTGTGATTCATGAATGGACATATGATGCCATGTGCCATGACCTGCTTGATATGGATGGAAATAAATATGTACACGAG GTTCCTAGCAAAACAGGTGGTCCACCAGAGAAGAAGGAAGTTCTTTTGGAAGATCAGGATCCTGTCTGGTTGGAGCTACGGCATACTCATATAGCTGAT GCTAGTGAACGACTCCACGATAGGTTTACAAACTTTGTTTCTAAGAACAAGGCTGCACAGATGGAGCAGAG agATGGAAGTGAATTATCTACACGGGACTTGCAGAAGATGGTTCAAGCATTGCCACAGTATAATGAACAAAAGGAGAGACTATCTACCCATGTTGAG ATTGCAGGTGAGCTTAATAAAATTATCCGAGAAACGGGTCTTCGGGAACTTGGACAGCTAGAACAGGATCTTGTCTTTGGCGATGCAGGAACAAAGGAAGTTATCAATTATCTAAGGTCGAAGCAG GATACTTCAGGTGAAAATAAGTTACGCTTGATGATGATTTATGCATCTGTGTATCCAGAAAAATTTGAGGGCGACAAAGCAGCGAAACTGATGCAG TTAGCAAAACTGTCACCTGAGGATATGAAGGCTgtgaaaaatatgagaatgtTAGAGGGTTCAGAAAAACGGAAACCAAGTGGAAGCTTCTCCCTGAAGTTTGATTCGCAAAAG AAAGGAAATGCAGCTAGAAAGGATCGAACTGGAGAGGAAGAAACATGGCAGCTATTCCGGTTTTATCCCGTGATAGAG GAGTTGGTTGACAAAATGTGTAAAGGTAGTTTGTCAAAAGATGATTATCAGTGCTTGAACAATTCTCAAAAAGCTACTCGTGAGGTCAATGGATCTTCTGCAAGGAATGTCCCACCAAAGGCCACTACTGAATCTACTAATCCACGCTCAGTTAGATCAAGGAGGACTCCAAATTGGGCACGTTCTCGTACTTCTGATGATGGATATTCAAG TGACTCTAATCTCAGAAGTTTTTCAACTGATTTTAAGAACATGGGACAACggatttttgttttcattattGGTGGTGCAACTCGATCTGAG CTTAGGGTTTGTCACAAGCTTACAGCAAAGTTAAGGAGGGAAGTGGTCCTTGGCACAACTAGTTTAGATGATCCACCGCAATACATCACG AAACTGAAATTGCTATCAGAGAAAGAGATTGCAGTAGATCCTGGCCTCGGAATTTAA